Proteins encoded in a region of the Phoenix dactylifera cultivar Barhee BC4 chromosome 3, palm_55x_up_171113_PBpolish2nd_filt_p, whole genome shotgun sequence genome:
- the LOC103701131 gene encoding uncharacterized protein LOC103701131 has product MGGPQVPPLDLLPLVPSPSIGMASSHSHHRLPWKHGELVFCLKSETSVGADVGRPHMLVEVTLSFFMKFAIPSPVEGGFYRFGCHITPRERYMLPVDNPSLCFSTPDASAKTAAMLVPDAKPRLGEILRLLVPDISRFAHATMKSAESQGHTAMKVSVEAVAIVKVNFDMVEKYWRLRPGDDDEEESLGTCAVCLGEIRKERFWPARLACSHTFHLRCIALWLQRQNSCPLCRSEQHIIVDA; this is encoded by the coding sequence ATGGGCGGCCCACAAGTTCCCCCTTTGGATCTCCTCCCTCTCGTCCCCTCTCCTTCGATCGGCATGGCCTCCTCCCATTCGCATCATCGTCTCCCTTGGAAACACGGCGAATTGGTGTTCTGCCTCAAGTCAGAGACATCCGTCGGCGCCGACGTCGGCCGGCCCCACATGCTCGTCGAGGTCACGCTGAGCTTCTTCATGAAGTTCGCAATTCCCTCGCCGGTTGAAGGAGGATTCTATCGCTTCGGCTGTCATATTACGCCACGCGAGCGCTACATGCTTCCGGTCGATAACCCATCGCTGTGCTTCTCGACGCCCGATGCCTCCGCGAAGACCGCTGCTATGTTGGTCCCAGACGCGAAGCCGCGGCTCGGTGAAATTCTCCGACTTCTGGTGCCGGACATATCGCGCTTCGCTCACGCCACGATGAAGAGTGCAGAGTCTCAGGGGCATACGGCCATGAAGGTGAGCGTCGAAGCCGTCGCCATTGTGAAGGTGAATTTCGACATGGTAGAGAAATATTGGAGGCTTCGGCCGGGCGATGATGATGAGGAAGAGTCGCTAGGGACCTGCGCGGTGTGTCTCGGTGAAATACGGAAAGAACGGTTCTGGCCTGCAAGACTTGCATGCTCTCATACGTTCCACCTCAGATGCATAGCTCTTTGGCTGCAGCGGCAGAATTCTTGCCCCTTATGTAGATCAGAGCAGCACATAATCGTAGATGCTTAG